Genomic window (Cuculus canorus isolate bCucCan1 chromosome 15, bCucCan1.pri, whole genome shotgun sequence):
GAGCTGGGCATGCAGGTGCTGGAACTGTTTGTGACAGTGGTTCCCTGTCTGGAGAGTTCCCAGTGGTGTGGTCACCGTCCATGGTGGATGTttagtccagaggaggccacagagatgatctaagggctgaagcaccttgtgtgtgaggacaggctgagagagttggggttgttcagcctggagaagagaaggctccagggagaccttagagcagcttctggtactgaaaggggctctgggaagacTGGGTAGGGGcccttgatcagggagtgcagggatgggatgagggggatgaTTTTTAGCTGGAAGAGGTGAGATTGAGGTGaaatctttggaagaaatgttttgctgtgagggtgggaaggccctggcccaaattgcccaaagcagtggtggctgtcccatccctggaggtgttggatggggccaggttggatggggctctgagcaccctgatccagtgggaggtgtccctgcccatggcagggggtggaactggatgggctttgaggtcctttgcAATCCCAACCATTATCTGATCTGTCAGAGCTCTGCAGGTGGTTCAAAGCCAACACAAGGCTTTGAAACAGTCTCTTTCTATATCAAGGAAGAGTCGTGTGAGGTGACTCGCAGCTAACTTAGCTATGAGATTAATGTGCTGGGTGCATGACCTTACTGAGCATTGTAACTATAGCTACAAAAGATTGGTCCTAATTCTTGCTCCAGCACTTCATCTGAACCACTGGCTGCCTGGGTTCCGGCAGTGAATATTGGAGGCAAAGCTTCACGGAAGGTCATGGCAGTGGCAAGACTGCAGCTGATGTTCAGTCCTTACTGAAGCTGTCACCAGCTGGGAAGTGACTTTCTGCTTGATCAGCCATCTTGATGCCACATGGCTGCACCACCTCTGCTACCACCACTGTCTACCGCAGCAGCTACTGTTTCCAGGCAGTGTATCGTGGGCCCTGTCAGATTGTGTTTGGCCCCCAGAGCACTACTGAGTCAGCTCTGGGTCATGAGCTCAAGGAGTTGCTCTTTGGAAGTATTTCAAAATCTGGTTAACGTTTGAGCCAGGCATCCTTAGGGGTGTAAAGCAAACTCTGTGTTGTGACACCACTGAACTTGGAAGCAGCAAGGTTTCTGCTTACAGGCAGAACAGCTTTCCCTCGTGCTGGAACTAGGTGGACcaaatgctgtttctctgttttgatAACTGTGTGCTTCAAAGGTGGTGTTGCAGCTGAACTGGTCTGTGTTGGAGACGATAGGGCTGTACGGTCTGAAGCACACATGGAGTCCTGGTGTGCAGTGGGGGTACAGCTGCTCTTCCTTTTCACTGCCTCTTACATTGACCTCTTCAAAACCTGTTCACTGACAGGATCTTGGAAAACACATCCTTCCTGCTCATCAGGAGTGTTGAAATGTGGTGGATGATGCATATGTGCTTCATGGAGCTGCCAAGAGGTGCTGGAGGGTTGACCCAGGTGCCATTAGCCTGTAGTCGGATAGTAGCGCTGCTGGGCAGGTGTGCAGTGGTGGGAAGTTGGTATGCCACCTGGACTGACAcagggctgttcacaaaggtgtGAGGAGAGTGTCTTGGGCTGGTGAAGAGCAGTGAGGCAAGAGCCTGGAGGCACAGCTGCAGGAGACTCCAGTGTAAGTTAGTCGGGATGCTGATGGGGGCGCATGGGGAGCAGAGTTGCCAGGTGCTGAGGCTGTACTTCTAGCACTCCTGTCTGTCGGTGGGAGTGAGCACTTCATCAGAAGCTGGGTACTGCAGAGTAAGGTCAAGGCAGAGGCTCTTGCCTGTTCCTTGAAATTGAGATGTAACAACTAGGAATTGAGGAACTTGTGCTGATGCCCCTCCCCAAAAGCTTAAGCAGGCTGACTTTCTGTAAGTGGGATTACAAAATCTACTTCTGTAATACATCGCTGCATTAATTGCAACAGCTTTAAGTAACTCCAGACTTGGAGGAAGTGATGACtgatctatttttaaatagtgaaCTTCCTTCACGAGCCTCTGCATTTCTGGAGAGGCTTATAAAAGATTCCAGGCAGGAGAGGTGTTTTCTGCAAAGTGCTCTAGTCTGGGAATCATGATAGCCTGAACCTTGATTCCATTCTTTCCAATCCTTAGATGCATTATCCAACAGAAAAGGCTCCTAATTCAAGCTAGTGATTTCTTTCCAGGCTTCCCAGGGGCTTGACCATCACTGCACGCTGAGCCCGTGTGCTAGCTGCCAGGCTAAGCAGATGTGTGCAGGTAAAGTCTGCGCTCTTCTCTTAGCTCAGGCTTTGTGCCAAGATGGATGCAGGTTCTGAATGCCACTGAACAGCCCTTTGCTCTCCGCTCTGACAGGAGAGGGTCAGGAGCTTTGCTGAGACAGAACTAGTTTGTAGACAATGCAGGCTTTCCCTTTGGGTTCAGTTACAAAAACCTGAGCTCCCTTCTGATGGTGTTTGGAGTTAGCACCATCGTGCTGCCTATGTTCACCTTGTGAAGTCTCTTGGTGCAAAGCCAAGGGGATTGCTGCTTGGGTCCTGACTGGTCGAGGATGGGCTGTATGGAAATGCCAAGCAAGAAGTGGGAAGGCACATATCTGAAACCAGCCAGGTACCACCCAGCAGTTCTTCTGGTCAAGGTGCGGTAGCTGGCGCTTGAATGCTGCTCTGAGAGGCAGCTGCAGGTCTTTGGGAACAAGCAGCTCCCCCGGTCAAAAATACCAGGTTTTGAGTGAAGCAAGAACCACTAAGTCTCCAAGCAGTACGGAGATTGGGTATCCCCATGGCTTTAATGCTCCAGTAGACTTCTAGAGCAGGCAGGAACATTTTTTGTGCTGAATAGGAGTGTAATCTTTGAATTACGCCTGGTTGTTTCTGGAAAGGAGACTGCCCAACCTCCCATGTACCTTGCGGTGCTGTTTCAAGAACTTAGTCCTGGATGGATGCAGAGTTGTGCGTCCTCTGTTGGGAGATGGTAAGTGCAGTCGAGAGTTAAGGAGTTCCTACAGTACTTGGGAAGAATGTTGGAAGGAAAGGGGCCTCTGTCTTTCTAAGTAATTCAGAATCAAAGAATGaggtatttcatagaatcatggaatggtttgggttggaagggatctcaaaccccatccagttccacccatctgccatggacagggatacctcccactggatcagggtgctcagagcTCTGTCCAGTCTGGCcttaaacacatccagggatggggcagccaccactgctctgggcaacctggccagggcctccccaccctcacagcaaaacatttctacctaagatctcatctctttGAGtggaaaaccattcccccttgtcctctccctgcccttcctgatccagagcccctccccagctttcctggagcccctttcagtaccagaagctgctctaaagcctccccagagccttctcttctccaggctgaacaaccccaactctcggTCTctccttgtatgggaggtgctccagccctcggatcatctccatggcctcctctggactcgctccaacagctccgtgtccttcctctttcgaggactccagaactggacacagggctccaggtggggtcttgccagagcagaggggcagaatcccctccctggccctgctgggcttgatgctttggatgcagcctagGACATAGTTGGTTTCTAGGCTGTGAGTGCACGCTTccagctcatgtggagcttctcccaagtccttctcctcatggCTGCTTCCAATCCATtccccacccagcctggatttgtacAGGGGttgtcctgacccaggtgcaagaccttggCCTTGTGAACTCCATCAGATTTGCACAgacccacctctccagcctgtcccagtCCCTCTGGGATTTGTAGGAGCTTTTGTGGGGCTTAATACAAACTTTTCTAGGCAGAAGTTTACGTTGTGGGGCGGTGCTTTTGGACTCCTCTGGGACTTGTCATCTGGAGGTGCTGAGTCTGTgttctgctttgaaaactgaGATTTGTGTTTATGTTTATCTCTGCTCAGGTGTTCACTCCGGTTATCATAGGAGTGAGGTGGTTGTGGCTCTCTAACCTACAAAACCATACCCTACAGTTCCAGTGGTTCTATTAACAAGTGTTTGGACCCACATCTTTCTCTGGTGAGGTTGTTGACATGCAGCAGGTGTGCTTCCTCTGAGGAACAAAGTGCAACAATAATAGACGAGTTTGCCATCTCTGTGTCTGGTGAACCTGGATTTTAGCCCCAGGCTGGACCTTCAGCAGAGAGATTTTGTGTGAGAAGAGGCTCTGTGAAGGTGACTTGTTAAACATTGGGTGCATCAGAGAGCTTGGCCCAAGGTTCCATAGACTGTAAATCCCAGCTTTCAGCAGGGTTAGTTAATTCTGCTGCGGTAGAAAGGCGGGATTTACTGCGTTTTCTTAGTGGAGTTGAAGCCTTGCCATGTGGGCTCAGCACTGACTGAGGTTATGAGTCAGGATTTGAATGCTGGGTTTTGGTTCCTAAATAAGGAATGAACGTCTGCTGGGGAGCATATCCTGCGGTGGAGCTTACCTAGAGGGCATTCTGTTACCAGCGCCTTTCTCTTGATCCACCTTTGGTTTGGGATTCTAGATAGGTCACTTCATCATCCTGTGAGGAATATTCCCAGCTGACAAAccaagcagctgagggaccatGTTTCTTCTGCACAGTTCTTCCCTGTGCTGACTCAGCTCTCCTAACACTGTAGCTTGGCAAAGGAGATGGTGTTTGGGAGTATGTCTAATGCgttcttttctcttccagccttGGGAGCTGCCTATGGAACAGCAAAGAGCGGCACAGGGATTGCAGCCATGTCTGTCATGAGGCCTGAACTCATCATGAGGTCCATCATCCCTGTGGTCATGGCGGGAATTATTGCAATCTATGGCCTCGTAGTGGCTGTCCTCATCGCCAATGCCCTCTCACCTTCCATCACGCTATTCAAGTAAGTTGCTGCCTCTGCCTGTTCTGTTTGTCCAGTTACTGTGTGGGTGCTGCTGAGTGGGTGGATTGTGCTCCTGGCCCAAGGAAGGGCTGTCAGTGTCAAATGATCTGGACCTGGCCATGGCAGCAGGGGTGGATTTtgctgccctgcctgccctgggcCTCGGTGGCAGTGCAGCCTGGTCAGCTGCCCTGTGAGCCAACAGCTCGGACATCATGGCTGGGAAAAAATGCCATGATTTTATGGCTTGAAAGAAACAGTTCAGTTCAGGcagtgctgggagaggaggTTCATCTTGGCTCATGGTGCCACGTTCTACACCTGGAATACACAAGTCTAAATACTTCTCCTGTTGCCTGGGAGATGCAAGTGAATAATTAATATTGCTTGCTGCCTTATGTGCTGGTAAATTGATCCTTAAGCCAAACATCAGGCCTCTCCACCAGCTAGTCTGAAACTTAATCTGTTCTTGGCTTTTGAGAACAGCTGGAGCTAGCTTGAGGCCTCTCAGAGTAGAACAATGCTGAGGTCTAGCAGGAGATATCCTGTACGAGCTACAGCTGATGGGCAGTGTGGTTGGCCTAATATGCTGTGATCTAAGACAGCAGGTATGAAGGCTTCTTTGCATTTAGCCGGTGCCAGATGTTGATAGGGATGGCTTGGCAGGCGCCCCTGCCTGGAAAACCAGGCCCTTCCTGACCAACTTTAACCTAACTCGACTCTAACTCCAGACCTAACAATCACCTGGATGTACTGGGGCTGAGTTTAAAAAGATGGGAGGCAAAAGCAGCTGTTACAGGGGATGGAGCACTGTGGGGCAGGCATCACTCCGAGCTGGCCTGTGTGGCTATGGTGAGCATGGCTCTGGCAGTGTGTCAGGCCTGCACTGCTCAAAGAGGCTGTGGACAACAGCTGGGTGGCCACATGAACTCATGGGCCCAGTGGCTGAGCTTTGTGTATGGGCCAGGCCTGAATGTCAGCTAAAGATCTTGCTTCGCTGCTGGTTTCTTTAAGTATTGGAGCTAGGAGCCTCAGGAAGAGTCTGCCTTTAAGCACTGTCCTTGCttaaagagcagagcagctcttccTGCAGGAGAAAAGCTCCCTTTAAATGTTAATTCGTGTTTCACTTGAGGACTGTGGAAAAAGAGCCTGAAGCAGAGGGGCTGGGTGTCCTGTTGCCACTGAAACTCTCCATCTCTGTCCTACAGGAGTTTCCTGCAGCTGGGTGCTGGCTTGAGTGTGGGCCTCAGCGGTCTGGCCGCTGGCTTTGCCATTGGCATCGTGGGTGATGCCGGTGTTCGGGGAACAGCGCAGCAGCCCAGGTTATTTGTGGGCATGATCCTGATCTTGATCTTCGCTGAAGTCTTGGGTCTCTACGGCCTCATCGTTGCCCTTATTCTCTCCACAAAGTAAACCTTGCGGTATAATGTAAAGAGATGTAACAAATCCACCTTTAAAAACAAGCTCCAGAATGACAATGGTCTCAAATGTGTACAGTTGTCCCAATTTGGTAGTTGATCTCTTGTAAATGCGCAATGTATGTTAGTGACTTGTTTGTCCTGTGTGTATTCAATATGCAATTGGATGGGCTGCTCAAAGCCAGCTGCCTGGCTCGGGGCAGCCTGTGTGCAATTTTCCACCCATTGCTGTTAGTACTTTATGTATAAATATGAActagaaatgtaatttttctcttcactggatgtttatttataaaagacTTGACATGTTCATACATCTATGGAGCAAGGATTTTCAATTTCCCATGCTATATCTATTAATCTTATCTAGGTAGATTACACTGTGGGGTCAGTTGTAAGTGCAGAGAATTCCTTGGATGTAACTATGATTCTCAAGATTGCTGTAGTGTCCTGGTATTGGAGTATGAGAATTGTGTTTTATTACAGCAACTGTCCGAAACACTCCAGTGTTTCAGTAGTAACCGCGTATGCTCCGGCATCAGAGTCGTGCACCCAGTGTTGGGTTACAAACTTCTACCATGTTTCCGAATAAAACTTCCTCACTACATTGCTGTAATGAGTCCTCTGCCTCTGATTTtgtgcttctgctgctcctttggGAAGAGGAACTATTCCTCCAGGGGGAGGCAGGTTCCTGAAGTGACTGAGTGCTAGGCAGGAGTGGTGCAGCTGTTGCTGCCAGACCATTCCCTCCTCCTGGGCCAGCAGCAGGgccatttccagctgctgcccaTGGGCAGAACTTGTGGTGTGTGGGAAGgtgaggctgtggctgctctgtgcttgtCCTGGCCAGGCAGTGCAGCCTTGCTCTTGTGAGGGCTCTGCAGAGACTCTGCTGGTTGGAAAGTAGTGCTGTTAGCAGTTGGCTCCAAAGTACTTGCATAATATTCCCCTCAAGATGGGCTCATTCCAGAAATCATATTTTCAACTTGTGAATTGAGAGTATCGGAGCTGAAGTTCCGCTGTCATAGCCAGTGGCTGCTACATGAGCCTCCTCCCAGGAGTTGTGGGTGTTGCAGAGCAGTGCTGACAGAGGAAATGTGTTGGACATTTGCATGTGTGGAGCTTGTTCCAAACTGCCTTTGGAAATGTTACCTTGACTGTAGTTGTGTAGTGTGGAGAGCAGCACAAgctttatcacagaatcatgaagactggaaaagacctttaagacaGAGTCCAGCCCTTAACCTCACACTGCCATCTCCACCACTGAACTGTGTCTCTAAGTGTCACATCTACCtggcttttaaatccttccagggatggtgatgactccacctcccagggcagcctctgccagtgcttgacaactcCTTCCCTGAAGGAATGTTCCCTAATATTCTATCTAGACCTTGGTGTACCTTGagcccatttcctctcatcttgttgcttgggagaacagaccagcaCTAGCCTCACTACAGCTTCTTttctggaagctgcagagagtgatgaggtcttccctccaggctaaacagccccaagtccctcagctgctccggCAATCCGTGGGCTCCAGACCAGccccccagctccattccccttctctgggcGCCTTGTTCAAACCAAAATGTCAATATTGAACAGACAGCTG
Coding sequences:
- the ATP6V0C gene encoding V-type proton ATPase 16 kDa proteolipid subunit c, which encodes MSSGASPEYASFFAVMGASAAMVFSALGAAYGTAKSGTGIAAMSVMRPELIMRSIIPVVMAGIIAIYGLVVAVLIANALSPSITLFKSFLQLGAGLSVGLSGLAAGFAIGIVGDAGVRGTAQQPRLFVGMILILIFAEVLGLYGLIVALILSTK